TATAAAAAAATCCAGATTCCACTAGTTTATTAAAAGATTAATCAGATAATAGTTGTAGATAAGATTTCACCATCAGGTGTTTGTCAATGTGGCTGTTTGTAGCTGACAatgtttaaaatgacagaaaacagactgGAGTGAATATGTCCTGTTTTTCAGGTCTGTTCTGTAAAACAGAGGAAATTGTTGCCTCTGATAAGGacgttgtgttttcactcatgtcctttggtttgtgtatttgtttgttctttagcaggattacataaaatACTGATAACTGATTTCCAGAAGTAGacaatcatgtgtaggattgttgggccttggtggaggtatgagccGTCATTCTAGTTCTGAATAGCTTCAATCAAACTGTATATTTCAGTCAGGCCCTGTGACACTTCAAAGACCTGGGAGCTAAAATAGATTTTTcagaataataaatacaggTATTGTGCTTCATCTACTTTAAATATGAGCAACATTTCCTGCCAACTTTGACAATACACGACTACAAAATAAGTTATAATCGTGTGTAAGCTTCAGTTAGGTAATCTATTACAATGAACTGAATTAAGGTGTTGCAGACTGTGGCAAACATCTCATGATTAAATCTGCCGTCTGTTATATTTGATGGATTTTAAAGAAGGACCCAGTAATAAACACTGATAAATATTCACTGTCTACTCAACCTTACCCTTCCAATAACTGCACATGGTTAAGAGTTGAttatgtgaaaggaaaaactaaaatgtttgttCTATGGTTCACTGGAAAATAAATTAGTGATTGGATGTTAAAAGACGCCCGTGCACGATTACATGATATAAAATACTCCTCTCccgtctgtgtgtgaatgactgTGACTCAGTACAGTATGGTACCGACAGGCTCCGTGTGGCTCAGCAGCATGAAAAGACACCAAAGTTCAATTCCTGGATGATTCCCCTCCTGGATCAGCTGCTCCGGCGGTGTGACCCAAGACAAAGCTGGTTTCCCGGGGGTTCAGACCTTGGCCTCAGTGCTCGTCTGAtctggagggagaaaagaggagcggATCCTCTGGACTTCATTGACACACAGGTGACCGAAGGCCTTGTTGTACCATTCTGGAGATCTTCCCCTGGGACGAGAAACGGCAGATAAAGCACATTAATGATCGCGGTGTTGATTGAAACCTTCACTCTGAGGACACTTGGAGTCAGCCCACACCTGAGGTCCACTCTGGAGATGTGTGTGAGCCTGGTCCTCTCGGTCCCACAGGGCTCCAGGAGGTACTGCGACTCCAGCACAACCCCCCTCACCGCTCCCATGCGTGGGCTGTCCTCGTGTTCCACGGACACGCTCACCAGCGCACAGGAACCTCTGCACAGGTCTGTACGCCACGATCTGAGAGAAAGTGAGGGTTTCATGAGACATTTAATGAAGATATGTGATTAATGTCTGGGAAAACTTTTTCTaactaataattatttcatTGAGCCAGGGGACTCAAacctcttttttcctctgagAGCTACTTTGACAAAGTGAAAGTGACAGAGCACTacttatgttttatattatttgtaatatttattcaCAGAGCTAACTTCCACATAAACCTCctgaatcaaattaaatgtggGTAGATACTCTAAAaccagaaaacaatgaaaaatgtctgaaaaacaacCCCAAAAATTCAAATTACAATTAAACTTACGAGTTTACTTCTATAAAACCAACAAATTATCATGTTACTTTagaaatgttcttgtttttcagGAACATTCAGGCAGAATTGATTGAATAGTcctaaaatattaattaaataataataatgctgctcattattttaatttatcagTTGATAACAGCCCCTGGAATCCTCTCTACATCTCAGTAATGAACAAATGTCTTAATGAACAACTTCCACACACAAAACCAATGAAATCCATCAGTCCTGACCTCAGTACCACATAGTCACAGTTGGGTTGAGGTGCCATGTTGCAGCAGGAGTACTGGtacacatctgtctgtctgtccagcGGCTCCAGAACCTTCTCCTGCCGTAGCTCAGTCTGCCACAGGGGGCGCTCTCTGAGCAGCCGGTGCAGTACCTCACTGGGAGTTGCGGGCACCTCCACGCACACACGCCACTGCCGCAGAGGGTTACCATCTCCCACCTGATGCACAAGCACAAGGCGTGTTAGGTTTATTGTGACAATTTACACAAAGGAGCTTTATGTTCTGTATCATAAAGATGCTGATATTCCCTGGTTGCTCGTTCCACACTTCAGAAGCTCAGTGACGACGTACCTTTTTAAAAGCCAGCTCTGTATTGTCAATAGTTGAACGTGACACCCAGGCTTTGCTCTTGTCTTTGGCATCTTTCAGCAGGTTCTGGACCAGGCGTTCTATGTGTGCATGGTAGGATCCTTCCTCAtcgtcctcctcttcgtcctcatccacctcctcctcgtgAGCCTTGCACAGCTCGTCCAGCGGCGGCACCATCAGCTCGGCCTCCATGTAGGAGTTACGAGACTGGGTCACCATCTCCTCTGGGATCTGGGGAGCAGCCGGAGAACGAGCATCGTGTCACGTAACATCAGCTCAGGcctatttttaaaacaactgtACTAGTTCTTTTATTCTAACATCCAGGGTCCTCTCTTCTTTCAAATGTTGTCATCCTGCGAAGGcctttaaaaatcaaacaccGGTCACTTTCATGTGTTCTCAAATATTCTCGATACAGCACAGTATCCACTTAAGAGGAGTCAGCTGTTGATTCTAATATGAAAACTCCTCGAACCATATTAATATCTAACACATGGTAATGAagtctgtttctctttgtcccTGAAGAGGTTTCCACTGACAGCAGCGAGATATTCTGTGCACACTGACAGTCTCAAGGTAATGATGGCGTACAGCTTTAGAATTGAGCTCATTGAACACAATTATACAGCGGAAACCTCCCTTGGCTTCATGTTGTTGGTTATTTTCATACATAAAGAGGTGGTCATGTATTATTTCTAAAATCAGCacaaagaatatataaatataaattctgCCCTATTTCtctgtgaaggaaaaaaacaaccataaaacaaataaagaagtAAATCCTGACCTGAAACAGACGATGGCCCTCAGAGATCATGTGTGCCAGGCCCTGAGTGGCGGCCAGGTTCTCACTCAGGTCTTTCTGATCGGGACGGCCGGTGGTGTACTTCTTCTGGATCGACcttgagagaaataaaacagagattGATATTGTCCTGGTGGCGACAGAGGGAAATAAGTGACCAAAATAACGATGACAGTAagtaactattattattattgtaccACTTCTATTACAAGTAGTTTTACTGGTGGGCAAAAATGCAACAATTGCCACAATTAAAACGAGTATAAGacaataaaataagatttaagtagcaaaaaaactgaattagCTGAATAACATTCTAACTTCTAATTCACTTCAAATAATCATAAACATATCTTCAGTGTTAATAATGGTAACGGACTGAGACCACTGAGTTTTGTCTCTGAGCATCGGCGCCTTCACCAGGTCAAATGTGCACCTTGGCGACAGCGTGTCGTTCTTCAGGATGCTGAGGTGAAAGAGCGAAGGCCCCAGACACACGGCCAGGTTCATCGGCGTCATCTGGTTctcctccaccagggaggtGACGTCGCGCAGGAAGGAGAGCAGCGTCTGCAGAACCTCCCTGTTCTCGTCCGGCATCAGCAAGATGGCCGCTCTGACGGCCTGCATTCTCTGCTCCTTCGGGACGTctagagagaagagaggaaatgaggaggaaaagaaaaggtcaCATTTCCCaacataatacaaatatataagaTTATCATTTTGgaacattaatattaattgaTAAGTGGCATTCTAGACATAGATCAGAAGTGCAGAGAGACAGGCAACCTCGCTGGGAATCAAACAGTGGACATTTGTGATTAAGTAGTATGTGTGCCTTAACCAATCAGCCACCACCACCCACAATATGATGTAGTGTCCGAGTGGACATGTGCACATTTCAAACATAAAATCATGCTCAGGGTAAGAAGCTAGAATGTACATTTCATatctgatattgttttttgtaaGACTTAGCTAATGTTATCCAGAACTGGCCTAAAAAAGCTCACTTGCTGTCTTTTGAACATGAGCGAAAATATCACTATAAAAGTATTCAAAGTACTAATTTGACTGTAGTGTGTGTGGTGCGGAGGCAGATGCAGTATTTCACAGCGGGGATTCATCGCTCGGAGGCGACTTACATTGGTAAATGTGCAGGAAGGTTTCCCCCAGCTTGCTTGTGAGCAGAGGCTCAGGCAAGTCTCTGAAGAACTGCTTGACCATGTCGGCCACGTCGTAAGCGGACTGGTCCTCGTACGTCACGGAGTCAGGGGACAGCTCGCACTGCTGCCTCAAAGCCTGAATACGAGACTTCACGCCCGATTTGCGGAACAATCCCACCTGAGGGGAAGACATAAGAAAGCAGCGAGGGGTTCAGTGGAGGTTTCAGCTGCCTCGCATGTAAACAACCAATATTAGCGCAATGAGGAGAAAAGTCTTGTAAAACTAACCTGGTCCAGACAGTGTGTTCGGAGGTGGCTGAGGGCCTGCTGTAAACACAGAGGGAGCGGAAAACCACAGCGCTGGACATGCACGATGAGGGGAACACCAAACACACTCCTCTCTTTGTAGTCAGGCACCTTGATGCGCTTCATAAACTTGGGCACAGACCTGGGAGCAACAGACAGAACGAGGGAAGtgcgtgagagaaagaaatgtctgTGCTTTCATTAACTAACTCTTCTAACAGGATTTCCCTCTTGgggataataaaaataaacaggccgggtcataaaaacacactgatgtgcttgtgtttgcctgagtttgcatagaaaattggaaaaaaaggtaataagaataaaataagaagtTGGTTCATATTGTTTATATGAAAATActtttgaatatgtaattatacattttaagttTATACGTTTATTAAACTCTTTCTGAAATCACATTTAGTAAATTCCCTGCATTTTAAATCAGTGTATGAATTATAGCTTTATTTATCAGCAGTTTGTAGAGAACAGTAGAAAATATAaggacaaagagacagaacCATCTCCATAAGGTATTGAAGAATGTGGACCCACCATGTCCAGCCGTGTTTATTAGACATGGAGTATTTCTCCATGATGGCGGTGAGACGGAGCAAAGAGAACTTCTGCAGCAGGCTGAGCTGGcctgctgattggctgctgatCTGCAGCGAGGATGCCGGCTGGTTGAGATGATCAGAGGTTCTGAAACTGGGCCATCGCAGACTGGGACGGGAAGAGAAGAAATGAATAAAGAACATTAGAGAAgcatagtttttttctttctcacaaatTAGGTCCTATTATCGTTGTTTTGGATGATTCCTATATCCAATCAAATCCTTGTAGTCAAACACAATAACTGCTGAGGTCTGGAAATGCAGAAACAAAGGAATACAGTTAGGAAGTACAACCATCACACGTCCTCATACTGGCCCCAGTAGTTTGATAAACCTTCATGTTTGGCCAAACATGAAGGTTATCAAACTCCAGCAAGGAAAACGAGAGGGAACAGTAATATTATTACTCAATAACTCTTGATTGTTAACATCCCTCACATTTTATAGCCCATCTGCCTGGTTcagctttgatttgattgattacTACCCGCTGTTGgatgattattatttcagttgctgtctctctttcagtttcttcttctcagtCTTTCCTCCAAATAAAGTTTTTGCTTGTTCACCGTCAGTCTGACAGCTATTTTCTCTCTCGCCGTTAGACttttctgcagcagtgtttgcaAATCTCATAACcataaactttttaaaacaaaataaaagttgtaataaaACCAAATCATCTTTAAAACACTTGAACTCACCGTGGTCTCGTCAGCGAGGCCCCGACTCCAGAGTCCCGCCTCTCCCGACAGGTCCCCGTCGAATCTGTATCAATCAGGGAGACGCCGTCTCTCTCACATTCGCTGGGGCTGGTCCggccctccccctcctcctcccccgtgTCATCCTCGGGCAGCACGCTGCGGCTCCAGTGGTCCACGATTTGTTGCAAACCGCTGACGTGCTGGATGATGTCATCCAGGTGAGGGAACATGTTGTCCTCGTTCTCCAAGTCTTGCAGGTCTCCCGTGCTGGCGTACAGGTGCGAGCCCGGCACGTTGTCGTACACGCTCACCCTGCTGCCCCGCGGTGCTCCGGGACAGGGGGGCTTGGAGAGAGGTTTGTTGGACCAGGGATCACCCAGGCCGTTGCAGGGTGTAGAAGGTTGGGTCCGTGTCTGACGGCCATTGTTCCTGTCATCAGGGGAGGGCGCCAGGCTCTCGATGGACAGAGCTTTGGGGAAGGTGCCAGGTTTATGGTCTTTGGGGATGTGAATGAGGAGGTTTTCATATGAATGAAACTGGTTTCTGCCAAACTGACTCTGCCCCTCAGTCCTCTTTCCCTGAGAAGGCAGCTCCATGTCCTCCAGGTACATGCTGCTTCTCTTGCTGGCCGGGCGAGGTTTGGTGAACCCCGGCTCCTTCACATCGGGCGTCACTGCCTCACTGCTGGCGCTCACTCTCACCATGGACTGGTCTTCACAATCAATGGTGAGTGTGTCAGCAGGACTGTCTTCATCAGTTTGGTGGTTGTTAGGACTGGGTTCTAATTGGCTGATGGGAGTACACTGGAGCACCTGCAGTGCCTGAGGCTCCTCCCCCTGTAACACAGGCCCACTGATGACGAGTGGCGGCCGGCGGTTTGAGCTTTTCCGCATCGTTGATGGCCCCCAGGTGCGCATCACTTCCATGCGACGCAAAAACTCTTTGGCTTTGCTCCGCCCTCCTTGGCCATGGCGCCTGCTTTTGATTGGCAGGGAGTTGTAGTGTGAAAGCTCACTGGGTGGTTGGTAGGAAGCGGAGAGGGACGCCATGGATATGGAGTCAGGCATGGCGGAGGCCGAGTCCTCACTGTGCAGCGAGGAAATGTCCGTGATCTCCTGCTCGCTTAGGTCTGTCAGGACGCTCTCGCTGCTCACTGTGCTGCGCAGACCCTCCCCCTGACCTGTCGGGCTGTTGTCATTGGTGCTGTCCAACAGGAAGTCTTGCAGACGAGACCAGCGTCGGCTGCTCCACTCAAACGTCCACCGTTTACTGATCGCCAGCGGGTCATCTTCATCGGAGTCATCACCCTGTGGAAGGATAAAAGTATTAAGGAGGAGTCCTTGATATTTTCTATCAAAAATGACAACAGAAATAATTGTgtacacacatttatttctaCACTAATTTTAGTGGAGACCAAAGAAAAATCATGAttgattattacctctgccaaaggtaattcatgttttcacccctgtccgtttataaataagattatacaaaaactactggacggaaaCTTGATGGAcagatgcagtatgggtcaggaaagaacccattcaatttaggTGCAGGAATTTCGTCTCTTTCTTTCACAATGCGAGAGTGGATTTAATTCATCGatcctgatttaaaaaatctggcaaatttagggaactgatttctatgagtgtgtgagtctgttgggccttggcagaacCATGTGCTCTGCTGAGGGCCACACGAGTTCTACAACAAATAAATCACATCTAAACATAATGTCACATGGAAGGACTGGAATGATTGATGATAGTTCAGACTGGGACTGAAGTCATTAACTGTGGTTTGGTGGGTCAATGTGCAGCCGTTACTCTTCATCGATCCAGTTTGATTAACAGAACTTCTTATCTGCGACCAATGCAAATGCACCGGGTTTACATGTAAGAACAAGAAATGGAATCAAATGGTGCGACACATGTGTACATGGCCACGACAAAGAATGAATCAGCCTAACAAAGACTAGTATAATAATAAGTGATGAATAATAATACCTTCACAAAGATATTACAGAAAACGTTGTGAAAAAGCTGTGAATGAacaggtaaaataataataataacaacaacactaCAACTACTATtgctactaataataataataataataataataatattaaattggCTTACTTTCTTCTTGGGGTGACTGACATCCAGTTTCATGGACGCACACTTGTTCAGAGTATTGAGACGTCTGCaacacacagtcagtcacacatgTCAGAGCTGGTAGGTTGGATATATTCAGTCTGTTCACTCTGCTCACATTCATTGTCTTATCTTTCTTTTCACTCCCACCTTCCCCCTTTTCCCTCCTCAGTCTGATCATTTGCAGACAAGCCTCTTCATCCCCTTCTCTTTCATCTTCTTCCCTGTCTATCCCTTTCTCctcccaccctctcctcctctggcaTCCTCAGCCTCGAGGGACACATCTCTCCCCCCCAAAGAAACACAGCTGGCTCCTCCCCActtgcctccctcctcccttcatcaTGTCACCCATTCCAATCCCCTTTTTTTTCACGTCCATCCTCTGGAGTGCTGCGGGGGGCAGCACTCCAGCCTGCCCCCCAGCctgccccccacctctcccacccacatcctccctccttcctaCGACTCCAGGGACGTGAACAGCAGCTGGGTAGAAGGGTGGTGTCCGTGTGTCTTTTCAAGACAggggacattaaaaacatgctTTTTGAGACCTTGGTCATTTGAAAGATTTCAGCCTCTTATAGCACAGTAGAAAAAACCCTGATTTGTACAATGTTTCTCTGTCCTGGCAGACAAGGAGTCGCTTGTTGCTGCATATAAACCTGAAGAATAGGAAGCAGAGAGCTGTCGTATCAACTGCTTGAGAGTAAACACACGAGCTGGAAAATACAGTAGTCATCTCCAAACCCTGTATTTCTCCTGCAGCGTGGCCACATTACAGATTTAGACTCTATGCTCCGTACACTACACGAGTCTATAATCTTAAATCTAAACggttctttttaaaaaaaaaaactaaggtTGGTCTTTTTTGGAAAGACCTATATGCGTGAACAAGAGAGACCTCATTAGTAGTGTTTTACAGCTCCTGACACAGGGGGGCTGAGTGTATTCACTCACAGTATATCTGTCAGGAATCACTAACGCTGTAATTACCACACCCTCCTCTACGCTGGGCAGGCAGGGGCGAGCGgcgaggagagagaaagacacggGAAGGGAGGGGGGcgtgtggggaaaaaaacttcAATGATTTGAAATATCGCAGAGATGTGCAGACGTACTTAAAACACACTCTCAAAGCCCCATCTGGTAGAGTACATCGGCTTCCCCCTCACTCCGTCCTTGTTACCCTCAGCCCCCCGTTTGCTTTGCCCCCTGAGGGTCTCTGCTCTTTGAATGGGAGATCAGAGCGTggcggaggggagggggggcgaCGAGATCAAAGGTTGGGTTGTCTGAGCGGGAGACAGGGACAGGGAGTTCGTTAAGGGTCAGGGTCAGACAACTCATGATTAGTGGTGAGCACCAGGCCGCAGGCACAAGTCGGAGTAGCAGAACCAGCGGGACCAGAAAAAGGGTTTTGAGATTTGAATGGTGTTAAATGATCGGCGGAACGCGTAGTGGATGAGAATGAGCTCCTCGTGTGCGGCTGCTGGGCGAGTGAATGAACTGTAtgaagatgtgtgtttgtggattaGTGTCCTCACCGACATAACGGCTCCACCAGATCCCGGTCCAAGAAGTCATGGTCCCTTTTCACTGAGGAAATGTCAACTGGAAACTGGGAATCTGCacgagaggaagaagaaagcgAGAAAATGACAGTTGTGTTGGTTAATGACTGACGGGAGACAGGAGATCTGAGGGTTGGCCAAGTATGGTGCACAACTGCTGCCGCTACACTTA
The Hippoglossus stenolepis isolate QCI-W04-F060 chromosome 15, HSTE1.2, whole genome shotgun sequence DNA segment above includes these coding regions:
- the LOC118122058 gene encoding stAR-related lipid transfer protein 13 isoform X3, with protein sequence MTSQRRSAKLQLRRSISEQLRDSTSRAWDLLWRNVRERRLAEIEAKEACDWLRAAGFPQYAQLYEDSQFPVDISSVKRDHDFLDRDLVEPLCRRLNTLNKCASMKLDVSHPKKKGDDSDEDDPLAISKRWTFEWSSRRWSRLQDFLLDSTNDNSPTGQGEGLRSTVSSESVLTDLSEQEITDISSLHSEDSASAMPDSISMASLSASYQPPSELSHYNSLPIKSRRHGQGGRSKAKEFLRRMEVMRTWGPSTMRKSSNRRPPLVISGPVLQGEEPQALQVLQCTPISQLEPSPNNHQTDEDSPADTLTIDCEDQSMVRVSASSEAVTPDVKEPGFTKPRPASKRSSMYLEDMELPSQGKRTEGQSQFGRNQFHSYENLLIHIPKDHKPGTFPKALSIESLAPSPDDRNNGRQTRTQPSTPCNGLGDPWSNKPLSKPPCPGAPRGSRVSVYDNVPGSHLYASTGDLQDLENEDNMFPHLDDIIQHVSGLQQIVDHWSRSVLPEDDTGEEEGEGRTSPSECERDGVSLIDTDSTGTCRERRDSGVGASLTRPRLRWPSFRTSDHLNQPASSLQISSQSAGQLSLLQKFSLLRLTAIMEKYSMSNKHGWTWSVPKFMKRIKVPDYKERSVFGVPLIVHVQRCGFPLPLCLQQALSHLRTHCLDQVGLFRKSGVKSRIQALRQQCELSPDSVTYEDQSAYDVADMVKQFFRDLPEPLLTSKLGETFLHIYQYVPKEQRMQAVRAAILLMPDENREVLQTLLSFLRDVTSLVEENQMTPMNLAVCLGPSLFHLSILKNDTLSPRSIQKKYTTGRPDQKDLSENLAATQGLAHMISEGHRLFQIPEEMVTQSRNSYMEAELMVPPLDELCKAHEEEVDEDEEEDDEEGSYHAHIERLVQNLLKDAKDKSKAWVSRSTIDNTELAFKKVGDGNPLRQWRVCVEVPATPSEVLHRLLRERPLWQTELRQEKVLEPLDRQTDVYQYSCCNMAPQPNCDYVVLRSWRTDLCRGSCALVSVSVEHEDSPRMGAVRGVVLESQYLLEPCGTERTRLTHISRVDLRGRSPEWYNKAFGHLCVNEVQRIRSSFLPPDQTSTEAKV
- the LOC118122058 gene encoding stAR-related lipid transfer protein 13 isoform X1, producing the protein MRTGKLVMLEGPVAAVQQQPNRDIYPQAVGVSLDGLQGQVPFPTQSSSSHRRTMSEPVPLLNSAPDPVASQDQRRREMKMDNSSTCDTTNPDSKQNGHSSEVANGKDMEVSDLEHRAAAHNNSHCAVTSPEQQEGSVSPSEDCSSDGLRIVKHQPSVIVFCDYDCDHRGTLSNGSSDGGESSSPSTEEGEGDNDEDDDFSETLQYKEFLASRRRRNLSRNRKCLRKREDAQPNGSASGRPKPASQDSAKSTGGGEEEENNGKQAAACDSMELLMNKLVRLNEENQEIQRADSSRPDETKAEQEQQSAVGAPALARTASQAQSQDQGSCRSPDKCEPLTRRRSRPLTRSRPLTRSSLSSPTHLDARRARAASRITSGSAEIEAKEACDWLRAAGFPQYAQLYEDSQFPVDISSVKRDHDFLDRDLVEPLCRRLNTLNKCASMKLDVSHPKKKGDDSDEDDPLAISKRWTFEWSSRRWSRLQDFLLDSTNDNSPTGQGEGLRSTVSSESVLTDLSEQEITDISSLHSEDSASAMPDSISMASLSASYQPPSELSHYNSLPIKSRRHGQGGRSKAKEFLRRMEVMRTWGPSTMRKSSNRRPPLVISGPVLQGEEPQALQVLQCTPISQLEPSPNNHQTDEDSPADTLTIDCEDQSMVRVSASSEAVTPDVKEPGFTKPRPASKRSSMYLEDMELPSQGKRTEGQSQFGRNQFHSYENLLIHIPKDHKPGTFPKALSIESLAPSPDDRNNGRQTRTQPSTPCNGLGDPWSNKPLSKPPCPGAPRGSRVSVYDNVPGSHLYASTGDLQDLENEDNMFPHLDDIIQHVSGLQQIVDHWSRSVLPEDDTGEEEGEGRTSPSECERDGVSLIDTDSTGTCRERRDSGVGASLTRPRLRWPSFRTSDHLNQPASSLQISSQSAGQLSLLQKFSLLRLTAIMEKYSMSNKHGWTWSVPKFMKRIKVPDYKERSVFGVPLIVHVQRCGFPLPLCLQQALSHLRTHCLDQVGLFRKSGVKSRIQALRQQCELSPDSVTYEDQSAYDVADMVKQFFRDLPEPLLTSKLGETFLHIYQYVPKEQRMQAVRAAILLMPDENREVLQTLLSFLRDVTSLVEENQMTPMNLAVCLGPSLFHLSILKNDTLSPRSIQKKYTTGRPDQKDLSENLAATQGLAHMISEGHRLFQIPEEMVTQSRNSYMEAELMVPPLDELCKAHEEEVDEDEEEDDEEGSYHAHIERLVQNLLKDAKDKSKAWVSRSTIDNTELAFKKVGDGNPLRQWRVCVEVPATPSEVLHRLLRERPLWQTELRQEKVLEPLDRQTDVYQYSCCNMAPQPNCDYVVLRSWRTDLCRGSCALVSVSVEHEDSPRMGAVRGVVLESQYLLEPCGTERTRLTHISRVDLRGRSPEWYNKAFGHLCVNEVQRIRSSFLPPDQTSTEAKV
- the LOC118122058 gene encoding stAR-related lipid transfer protein 13 isoform X2, producing the protein MSEAGIHKECSHKNSSGRAGGRLVAQRGLYCRVPEAVDSSMDDVDAAVDVDSAAAHCGAADQASAAGDEGAENSNLDSEDGANAAATPKDENVIGAVDTGEMKRPTSATIADSGGGSVQSADTGAANCRRMESGDSVDQSAKDSKSNDCEGDDDSTNERTCLEAMTPVCQDYYLRLGDTPRRRSALRLSRIIARQQLLRKLEQEIEAKEACDWLRAAGFPQYAQLYEDSQFPVDISSVKRDHDFLDRDLVEPLCRRLNTLNKCASMKLDVSHPKKKGDDSDEDDPLAISKRWTFEWSSRRWSRLQDFLLDSTNDNSPTGQGEGLRSTVSSESVLTDLSEQEITDISSLHSEDSASAMPDSISMASLSASYQPPSELSHYNSLPIKSRRHGQGGRSKAKEFLRRMEVMRTWGPSTMRKSSNRRPPLVISGPVLQGEEPQALQVLQCTPISQLEPSPNNHQTDEDSPADTLTIDCEDQSMVRVSASSEAVTPDVKEPGFTKPRPASKRSSMYLEDMELPSQGKRTEGQSQFGRNQFHSYENLLIHIPKDHKPGTFPKALSIESLAPSPDDRNNGRQTRTQPSTPCNGLGDPWSNKPLSKPPCPGAPRGSRVSVYDNVPGSHLYASTGDLQDLENEDNMFPHLDDIIQHVSGLQQIVDHWSRSVLPEDDTGEEEGEGRTSPSECERDGVSLIDTDSTGTCRERRDSGVGASLTRPRLRWPSFRTSDHLNQPASSLQISSQSAGQLSLLQKFSLLRLTAIMEKYSMSNKHGWTWSVPKFMKRIKVPDYKERSVFGVPLIVHVQRCGFPLPLCLQQALSHLRTHCLDQVGLFRKSGVKSRIQALRQQCELSPDSVTYEDQSAYDVADMVKQFFRDLPEPLLTSKLGETFLHIYQYVPKEQRMQAVRAAILLMPDENREVLQTLLSFLRDVTSLVEENQMTPMNLAVCLGPSLFHLSILKNDTLSPRSIQKKYTTGRPDQKDLSENLAATQGLAHMISEGHRLFQIPEEMVTQSRNSYMEAELMVPPLDELCKAHEEEVDEDEEEDDEEGSYHAHIERLVQNLLKDAKDKSKAWVSRSTIDNTELAFKKVGDGNPLRQWRVCVEVPATPSEVLHRLLRERPLWQTELRQEKVLEPLDRQTDVYQYSCCNMAPQPNCDYVVLRSWRTDLCRGSCALVSVSVEHEDSPRMGAVRGVVLESQYLLEPCGTERTRLTHISRVDLRGRSPEWYNKAFGHLCVNEVQRIRSSFLPPDQTSTEAKV
- the LOC118122058 gene encoding stAR-related lipid transfer protein 13 isoform X4, whose protein sequence is MRASKIEAKEACDWLRAAGFPQYAQLYEDSQFPVDISSVKRDHDFLDRDLVEPLCRRLNTLNKCASMKLDVSHPKKKGDDSDEDDPLAISKRWTFEWSSRRWSRLQDFLLDSTNDNSPTGQGEGLRSTVSSESVLTDLSEQEITDISSLHSEDSASAMPDSISMASLSASYQPPSELSHYNSLPIKSRRHGQGGRSKAKEFLRRMEVMRTWGPSTMRKSSNRRPPLVISGPVLQGEEPQALQVLQCTPISQLEPSPNNHQTDEDSPADTLTIDCEDQSMVRVSASSEAVTPDVKEPGFTKPRPASKRSSMYLEDMELPSQGKRTEGQSQFGRNQFHSYENLLIHIPKDHKPGTFPKALSIESLAPSPDDRNNGRQTRTQPSTPCNGLGDPWSNKPLSKPPCPGAPRGSRVSVYDNVPGSHLYASTGDLQDLENEDNMFPHLDDIIQHVSGLQQIVDHWSRSVLPEDDTGEEEGEGRTSPSECERDGVSLIDTDSTGTCRERRDSGVGASLTRPRLRWPSFRTSDHLNQPASSLQISSQSAGQLSLLQKFSLLRLTAIMEKYSMSNKHGWTWSVPKFMKRIKVPDYKERSVFGVPLIVHVQRCGFPLPLCLQQALSHLRTHCLDQVGLFRKSGVKSRIQALRQQCELSPDSVTYEDQSAYDVADMVKQFFRDLPEPLLTSKLGETFLHIYQYVPKEQRMQAVRAAILLMPDENREVLQTLLSFLRDVTSLVEENQMTPMNLAVCLGPSLFHLSILKNDTLSPRSIQKKYTTGRPDQKDLSENLAATQGLAHMISEGHRLFQIPEEMVTQSRNSYMEAELMVPPLDELCKAHEEEVDEDEEEDDEEGSYHAHIERLVQNLLKDAKDKSKAWVSRSTIDNTELAFKKVGDGNPLRQWRVCVEVPATPSEVLHRLLRERPLWQTELRQEKVLEPLDRQTDVYQYSCCNMAPQPNCDYVVLRSWRTDLCRGSCALVSVSVEHEDSPRMGAVRGVVLESQYLLEPCGTERTRLTHISRVDLRGRSPEWYNKAFGHLCVNEVQRIRSSFLPPDQTSTEAKV